In Planococcus sp. MB-3u-03, the DNA window GTGCGATTTGGCTCATGAAACGCAGCGAACAAGGGCGTATGGTGCTCGATACAGTCGTGCTGAAAATCCCGATTTTCGGCAAGCTCTTGCAGAAATCCGCGCTCGCCCGGCTCACCCGCACACTCAGTTCGCTGTTCACCAGTTCGGTGCCGATCTTGCAGGCGATGACGATGACCGAAAAAGTCGTCGGCAATGCGGTGATGTCGAAAGTGCTGCTCGCGTCGCGCGATTCACTCGAACGCGGCGGTTCATTAACGGCGCCGATGAAGCAGCACTGGGCATTTCCGCCGCTCATTCCGCATATGATTTCAATCGGTGAACAAACCGGATCACTCGATCATATGCTTGCTAAAGTAGCGGAATTTTACGAGAAAGAAGTGGAAGCAGAAACCGACAGACTGAAAGCCTTAATCGAACCATTGATGATTGTCGTGCTCGCGGCTCTCGTCGGGACTATCGTCTTGGCGATTATGATGCCAATGTTCGAGATGTTCAATAATGTAGATAATTTGTAGGTAATTTAGCAATATTAACAAGAAATAATTTCTAAAAATATTAAAAGATATTGTTTAATCTGCGACCATTGATATAATTAAGCTGTACTGAAAGTGGTACTTACTTAACAAAATGATAGGGGAAAAGAGAATGAAGAAATTTCTTCAGAAGAAATTGAAAGACCAAAAGGGATGACGCTGATCGAGCTTTTGGCGGTTATCGTTATCATCGCGATTATCGCGGCGATTGCGATTCCTGCGATAGGAAATATTATTGAGAATAGCCGGTATGGTGCAGCGAAGTCTGATGCATCTAACGTATTAAGTGCAGCAAATATCTACTTTACAGAAAATCCTGAGGATGATTCTGCTACTTTAACAGAGCTAAAAGCAGGCTATCTTCAATCTGCAGGTATTTTCGATGATGCTACAACTGAAACTGATGTTTATGTAACTAAAGCAAATCCGAACACTTTAACGGCTCCATCTTTAGAATACTCAGGTGACAAAACGATTGCTTTTACTGGGGCAACTCTAGACGCTATCAATGGTGATACTACAAAAGGCAGTGATGTAGCTACCGTAACTATTACTACTACAGTCACAACAACTGCTGAATAATTTTAAAATATAGGAGCTGATCAAATGGCTTTACCGTTTTCCAGAAAAAGCGCGTAGCGACGATTACAATAGAAGAAGATGCAATCCGCTATGTTGAGCTGAAGTCTGCGGAACCGGTGTCGTTGATCCAGGCGGAAGAATTGTTTCTTCCAAAGGAATCATGGACAGCGGCAAAATCGCAGACCCAGAAGCGCTCTCTGTGGAACTCGGTAAGGCGGTCGATCAGTGGGGTCTCTCCAAAAAGTCAGTCCGATTCCTCGCCCCTGACGAATTTGTTATCATCCGCAAAGTCCCTTACCCCGAAGACGTCGAAGCCGACGAATTAAAAGGGCATTTCTTTATCGAGATCGGATCCACTTTGTATTTGCCATTCGAAGACCCGGTATTCGATGTGGTGCCATACCACTTGGATTCCGATGAACCGGAAGCAATCATCATCGCCTCAAAAGAATCGGTCATCAAAGATTACGAAGATCTATTCGACGGTGCCAAACTAAAACCGCTCGTCGCGGATATTACGCCGCTTGCGCTTTACCGCTTGGCGTATCTCGAACATGATTTTCCGGAAGATGAACACATCATGCTCATCGATATGCAAGGCAAGAAAATGACGGTATCGATTTTCCATGAACATTTCCCGATGTTCATGCGGCCGGTCGACCTTACTGTGCTCGTCGCCGACCCGGAAGATCCGGCGCAACTGCTTGAGGCTGTCGAAGAAGAAGCTGAAAAGCTCGGCAATTTCTACCGTTATAATATGAATGAAGGCGAGCAAGGTATCACAAAAGTCATCTGCAACGGGGAGTTCGGCGATTGGCACGCATTTTGCGGGCGCTTGTCCGACCGGTTTTTGATAGACGTTGAGCCGCTCGTCAAAGACGGCATTGAAGCGGACGGCAAAATCGTGCCACCGCGCTTTAACCGGGCAATCGGCCTGGCGTTGAAAGAGGTGTAGGCATGTTAGTCGATATTAATTTACTTCCACAAAAAGAACGCGACCGGCCAGCTGTTTTAATCGCGGCGGTCGCGATTTTATTATTGGCGATCATTATTTGGGCAGTTTTCGCTATGATGTCACGAGCTGAAGCGAATGAACAACAGGCTTTGCAAGTCCAGGCGCAAGGCGTCATGGCTGAACAGGCGCAAATCCGCAGTGAACTCGAAGCGCGCCAAGGGATGAACGAAGAACAGCAATTGCAGGCGACTGTCGAATGGGCGGAAAGCTACCAATTCGATACGATTCCGCTATTAGAAGAACTCGTATCGCTGCTCCCGGCACGCGGCTTTTTCCAGACCTTCTCGTATACGGGGCTGGACCAGGCGCAGCTTGTCGTCCAGTTCGACTCTTCGCGCGAAGCGGCTTATTATTTGGCGCAGCTGAAATCATCTGAACTGCTCACTTCCGCGACACTCGATAACGTCGCAACCGAAACTTTTGACGAAGCAGAAGAAGAGGAAATCATTGTCGACCCGAGCAAACCGCGCTATTTGGCGACTTACACGCTCTTGTTCCAGGACGAACGCATCCCGGTAGAAGGTGAAGAAGCAGAAGGTGAAGCGGTGGACGAAGCGGCACCAACTGACGGACCGGCCGAACAACCAGCAGATTCAACAGAGACGGAAGAAACCGATGTTGAAGTCGATGTGGATGTCGAGACAGACGATGCAGAATCGGGAGATGAATCCGCATGAGCAGCATGACAAAAAACCAAAAAGAAAAAGCGCTCATCGCATTAGCCGTCTTGTTCTTACTGGCCCTTGGGTTTTATTCATACTTCTTGCTATATGCGCCGGCGAAAGATGCGCGCGAACAAGCCCAGCAATCGCTGCGCTCGGAACGCGATGTATTGATGGCCTTGAAGACACAAATGAAGGAATTGCCGGAAGGCGAAGCCGTCAGCACCCTTGAACTGCAGAAGAAAGTATCGATCGACCCGCTGTCCGAGTTGATGGTGTTGCAGATTGAAGAAGCAGAACTCATTTCCGGAACACGCGTCGAAGCGATCCAGCTCGCAGAAGCAGACGTCGCCCTCCCGGTTCCAGTTGAAGGACTGGAGAATTTAAAAGAAGTGGAAACAACTGTCGCGTTTACGGCAGAAAATTATAACGAAATTACGGACTTCATTTCTGAAATCGAGGAAATGGAACGCATTCTTGTCATCGAGTCGATCAATTTCGGCGCCAATCCGGAAGTGCGGGAAGTCGTTGAAGAAACCGAACGGCTGCAAGTGACGCTGTCGTTTGCGGCGTATTACCGCCCGGACCTCATCGCATTGGAAGACACCGTCCCGAAAATCGATGCACCGGCGCCTGCGGATAAGCAAGATCCGCTGCCGGCGAACGATGGCACGGAATACGCCGATGACGAAGAGGAAGAAACAGATTCTGACGTGGATGTTGATGTTACGGTCGAAGAAAGTGCATCAGGGGAAGAGTGAAGGAAATCATCGCGATTTCCTTTTCTTCATTTATTGGAAAATCCTTCGATTATAGACTTTCCTAAATTGCAGAATAAAACTCACCATATTATATAGCAAAACTGCTGAGACTCCCGCGGGAAAGCGAGACAGCCGAGACCCCGCAGGAAGCGGAGCTTCTGAGGAGGCTTGGCGCTCGCCCGCAGGAAAGCGAAGTAGTTTTGCGGAACATTAAAAAGCTGGAAATTTAAGTTGTACTGATAGCTAACAAATTCTACTAGTAAAGAGGGACATTATGATTGCTGTATATTCCGTTTTGCTTCTGTCTTCGGTTTGGTGTTCGGCTCGTTCTATAATGTCGTGGGCTTGCGCGTGCCGAAAATGAGTCAATCGCTTATCCGCCTTCGCATTGCACCACCTGCGACCGGCGTTTGACGGCGCTCGATCTCGTGCCGGTGTTTTCCTATCTGTTCCTGCGCGGCAAATGCCGGAAATGCGGTTCAAGCATCCACTGGGTTTATCCTTTAATGGAAGCGATCACCGCCGTACTGTTTACTGCCGTCTTCTTAAAATTCGGCTTTACGCCAGAACTCATCGTCGGTTTATTGTTCGTGTCGATGCTCGTCATCATCACCGTATCCGACATCGCCTATATGCTCATCCCCGATAAAGTGCTATTGCCATTCGCGGCGGTGCTGCTCGTGTTGCGTTTTGTTATTCCACCTCGATCCGTGGTGGGATTCACTGCTCGGCGCAGCCGTCGATTTTCGGTGTTGTTGTTGATTGCGACAATATCTAAAGGCGGCATGGGCGGAGGCGACATCAAACTGTTCTTCGTCATCGGGCTCGTGCTCGGAACCGCCGGGACCTTGCTGACTTTATTCCTCGCATCGTTCATCGGGGCGGTCGCCGGCATCGTTTTGCTGAGAGAGAAAACAAGGTAGAAAACACCGATCCCGTTCGGCCCATCGATTGCCCTGTCCGCCGTACTCGTATATTTATGGGGCGAACAATTCATCGGCTGGTACATTAATTTATTTATGTAGATTATAATTTTATTATGTAAAGTAAGGAAACATTTACTGATGTTAGTGTTTTAGTTACAATATTCAAGCGCATTAAAATTTCATAAAATAATGAGATATCTAGATGTTTGAGAAGTGTTCGCTCGACTCCAGTGGATCAGCGAGACGACCGAGACCCCTCAAGGCGCGAGCCCACGGAAAGCGAGCGGTAAGCTTCGGAAAACATAATGATATAAAGTATATTAAAAGCAAAAAGCGACAGAACCAAATCGGTTCTGTCGCTTTTACTATTAACCGTTATAGCGAATCGGTGAAGCTGGCCCAAGATCAAGGCCGAACAACATCCAGACGATCAACATCAATGTCCAGAAAATCATGAAGAAAATCGAGTACGGGAACATGACCGAGATCAATGTACCGATGCCCATTTTCTTGTCGTATTTCTGTGCGAATGCGATAACGATCGCGAAATACGTCATAAGCGGCGTTATGATATTCGTCGATGAATCGGCGATACGGTAAGCCATTTGCGTCAATTCCGGGAATAGCCGAGCTGCATCATGATCGGCACGAAGACCGGTGCAAGCATTGCCCATTTCGCGGAAGCGGAGCCGATGAACAAATTGATGATCCCGACGACGATGACGAAGCCGATGATCAACGGAATGCCCGTCAGGCTCATGGATTCCAGTGCTTGTGCACCGTAGACGCCGAGCACCATGCCCATATTTGATTCAGCGAAGTAAGCGACGAATTGTCCGGCTGTGAACGCCAGGACGATGAAGACGCCCATCGATGCCATCGTGTCAGACATTTGTGCAGCGACGTCTTTGTCGCTCTTGATGTTCTTCGTGGCAATACCGTAAGCAAGGCCCGGCAAGAAGAACAGGATGGTGATGATCGGAACGAGCGAGCTCATGAACGGAGATTGGACGATGCCGCCGTCTTCTCCGCGCAATACGCCGTTTTCCGGAACGATAAGGAGTGCCGTCAAAATGACGCCGACCAAAGTCGTAATACCAGCCCATAGCAAGCCTTTTTCTCAAGCGTTGTCAGGCCGGTCATTTCTTCGCGGAACTCGCCTTTGTATTCGCCAAGGCGTGGTTCGACGACTTTTCCGTCACGACGGCGCCGACAATCGTCAACAAGAACACGGAGACGATGATGAAGTAATAGTTCATCGCAATGTTCATGCCTTCAGCATAGCCCGGATCGATAATCGAAGCGGCTGCGATGGTCAGTTCCCCAAGCATTGCATCCGTTGCGGATAGCAATAAGTTGGCAGAGAACCCGGCAGAGACACCGGCAAACGCTGCGGCAAGGCCGGCAAGCGGATGGCGCCCGAGTGCGATAAAGATCACCGCGCCCAGTGGAGGCAAGACGACATATCCAGCATCTGATGCGACACTCGACATGATACCAGCAAAGACAAGTCCGCCAGTGATGAGGAATTTCGGAATCGACAGGACGAATCCGCGCAAGACAGCGGAGATGAGGCCTGTGCGTTCCGCGACCCGATCCCGAGCATTGTGACGAGCACGACGCCGAGCGGTGCGAAGCCGATGAAGTTATCGACCATGCTCGCGAAGATGTATTGAATGCCTTCTGCGTTCAATAAGTTCTTCACTTCCACGATTTCGCCTTCTTGCCCTGGGTGTTCGACTGAGATGCCGAGATTCGCCAGCAAAGCGGAAACCGCGAGGACGATGATTGCGAGAACCGCAAACAAGGTCACCGGATGCGGCAGTTTATTACCGATCGTTTCGATACGGTCGAGGGATTTTGGAACAATCCTCGTTTTGTTTTTCAAAATAGACAAACTCCTTCCAACATAAATATGAAAACAACTATCAAATTATTGTGTAATAGTAATTTTCAAAAATTAAAGACTCTACCCATTATAAAACCTTAAGAAACATAAGAAAAGCAATTTAAGGAAGTGCCAATTGCGCTAATTTTGGATAATGTTTGACAAGTCTTGAGAATGCACTTAGGACGGGGCTAGAGAAGTGTGCAATAACATTAATAAAACAATAAAAAAATTGAAATACCCCAAGTTCACATGAAAGCGCTATCTTAAAAAACGATATTTATCAGCTGTTTTCGGATGAAATTCAGTATTTCACCATTTTGCCCCGGCTTTTTGATAATGGTATGATGGCTTGAAAAAAGGAGGTATTTTTTATGAAGTTCACAGCTAAACATCCACTCATCCTGGCCTCGCAATCGCCGCGCCGCCAAGAATTGCTCGGCCTGCTCGGAATTCCGTTCGACATCGTGCCAAGCGATATCCCGGAACCGGATCCACAAGGCTTCAAGTCGCCAGTCGATTATGTCAACGCATGCGCTGTCCAAAAAGCGAATGATATCGCAGGGAACCACCCTGAAGCGCTCGTCATCGGCTCGGATACAGTCGTCGTATTAAACGAGGAAATTTTATTGAAGCCAAAAGACAAACAGCAAGCGTCTGCGTATTTGCACAAGCTGTCTGGGAAGACCCATGAAGTCATCACTGCCGTCTGCGTGCGCCAAGGCGATGAGGAAGTATCGTTCCATGAACGCGTACAAGTGCGTTTCTACGAATTGCCAGAGTCTTGGATCGACGCCTATACCGATACAGAAGATCCTTACGACAAAGCAGGGGCGTACGGCATCCAAACGGTATCGGGTTTATTTGTGGAACAAATCGAAGGCGATTACAACGCAGTCGTCGGCTTGCCTATCGCACGACTGCTCCAGCACTTGACACGCGCGGGCTATGTAAAAGTCGAAGGGGCGCATGATTATGCCAAATGACCAAGCGATGATGATCCGCGATGTCCACATTGCTGACCGGCCGCGCGAACGGCTCATTAAACAAGGAGCGGTGAGCCTGTCCAATCAAGAGCTCATCGCCATCCTGTTGCGCACCGGCACCCGTGAAGAATCGGTTTTGCATCTCGCGAACCGTGTACTCAAGCAATTCGAGCATCTCCACGAATTAAAACACGCCGCGATTGAAGAAATGACCGCTATCAACGGCATCGGTGAAGCAAAAGCCGTTCAGCTGCTCGCTGCTATTGAACTGGGACGCAGGCTTGCTTCCAAGCAAACCGATGAACGATTCACGATCCGTTCCCCGAAAGACGCCGCTACGTATTTAATGGATGATATGACTTCGCTCAAGCAAGAGCATTTCGTCTGTTTATTCCTCAACATCAAAAACCAAGTGATGCACCGCCAAACCATCTTTGTCGGCAGCCTCAACGCCTCCATCGTCCATCCACGCGAAATCTTCCGCGAAGCTGTCAGACGCTCGACCGCATCAATCGTGTGCGCGCACAATCATCCGTCCGGCAACCCAGCACCTTCCCCTGAAGACATCGATGTCACGAAGCGGCTTATGGAAGCAGGCTCGATCATCGGCATCGAACTGCTCGACCATATCATCATCGGCGACCATCAATTCACTTCATTAAAAGAAAAGGGGTTCATGTAGCACTGTATATTTTTTTCCGGATGTTCTATAATGGGTGGTATTGCGCAAAGCTGTTGCCGGTACCCCCGGTTTACATAAGAAAGGACCGATTCATGTGTTTGGATTTGCTTCAAAAGATATCGGCATCGACCTCGGGACGGCGAATACGCTCGTCTATTTAAAAGGGCGCGGCATCGTGCTCCGGGAACCATCGATTGTCATCAAAAATACCCGCACGAATGAAATCGTCGCCGTCGGGAAACGCGCGCGCGAAATGATGGGCAGAACGCCTGCCAATATCGTCGCACTGCGGCCGATGCGGGACGGCGTCATTTCCGATTACGACACGACGCTTGCGATGATCAAACATTGCATCGCGGAAGCGACCGGCAAAGCGCCTGGCAAATGGCGCGGCGGCAAGGTGATGATTTGTGTTCCTTACGGCGTGACATCCATCGAACAGCGTGCCGTACTCGATGCTGCGCGTGCAGTCGGGGCAGCGGAAGCTTATACGATCGAAGAGCCCTTCGCTGCAGCAATTGGCGCAGGGCTTCCGGTATGGGAACCTGTCGGCAGCATGGTCGTCGATATAGGAGGCGGAACAGCGGAAGTCGCCATCATCTCGCTCGGCGGCATCGTATCGAGTGAATCGATCCGCGTCGGCGGGGACGAGATGGACGAGGCGATCAAGCAATACGTCCGCAAGCGCTATAATGTCGTCATCGGGGAACGTACGGCCGAAAACTTGAAAATGGGCATCGGCACTGCTGCGGTCTTAAGTGAGGAAGAGGCTCAGCTGGATATGGAAATCCGCGGGCGCGACCTTGTGACCGGCTTCCCGAAAACCTTGACGATCACCGCAACAGAAATGGAAGAAGCGCTGAAAGAATCAGTAGCGCGCATCGTTGAAGGCCTAGGTACCACGCTTGAGAAGACGCCGCCTGAACTGGCGTCTGATATCATGGACCGCGGCATCGTCTTGACGGGCGGCGGAGCGCTTTTGAAAAACCTCGACAAGGTGATCGCGGATGCGGTCGGCATGCCGGTGTTCACTGCGGACCATCCGCTCGATTGTGTCGCGCTCGGAACAGGGCGCGCACTCGAGGACTTCGACCGTTACCGCACGGCGATCGAAAGACGCTGAGTTTTACTGCTCTAAACGAGCCAATCAATAAGGAGGATGGCCTCATATGCCACAATTTTTATCGAATAAGCGGCTTATCCTGCTGTTGATCGGCGTCATCCTGCTCGTCGCCTTGATTTCCCTGACGCTCCGGGACCGCGGCCAAGTGTCGTTGCCCGAACAGATCGTCCAGGAAGCGGTAGGCGCCGGACCATCGGTATTTTCACGGCCTGCACATTTTGTGACCGGTGTTTTGACAATATCGACTCGCTGATCAACACATTTGAAGAAACCGCCTGCTGAAAGCGCGCCTTGAGGAATTTGCGGGCGTGCAGGCAGAAGTGACCGATCTCCGTTCCGAAAACGAGGAACTGAAAGAACTGGTCGACAAAGAAGAAGATTTACGTGAATACAACCCGATCCAGGCGGTCGTCATCGCCCGCAACCCGGATCAATGGGAAGAGAAAATTATCTTGAACCGAGGCACCAACCACGGCGTCAAGGAAAATATGGCCGTCATGACCGCCGGCGGCTTGATCGGCAAAGTGACGATCGTCACGCCGACCACGTCGACGGTGGAACTGGTGACGACGCAAAACCCGAACTACCGCGTATCGGCGATGGTGCTTGGTGAGGACGATGTGTTCGGCTTGATCGAAGGCTATGACGCTGAGCGCCGTGAGCTGCTGCTGAAGCGCATTGATTTCTCGGTCGATTTGAAAGAAGGCGACCAGGTCGTCTCGAGCGGGCTCGGCGGCATTTTCCCGAAAGGCATCGTCATCGGGGAGATTACGGAAGTGACGATCGATGAATTCGGCTTGACGAAACTGGCTTATGTCAAACCGGCAGCTGACTTCTCAATGCTCAATCACGTCGTCATCGCAGACCGTCTCGTACCGGAAGTTGACGGTGAAGACAACGGAATGACAGAAGAAGAGGAAGAGGAAACATGATCCGCTTCCTCGTTCCCATCGTCTGTCTCGTGCTGTTTTTTGTCGAACCGATCTTCGGGCTATTTTCGCCCCTGTCGATCGGTGGATCGTTTTATTACGTCGTCCCGCGTTTCCTCATTTTATTCCTAATTTTTTTGACCGTTTTCTATGAACTGCGCCATGCGTTGTTTTACGGTTTGTTCTTCGGCCTCTTGTATGATGTCTTTTACATTGATATTATTGGATTATATTCTTTTCTGTATCCGGCCGTCTGCCTGATCGCCGCGTACTTTTTCAAAAAGATTCCACAAAATCTGCTATCGGCGACGCTGCTGGCACTCGGTCTTCTGCTCGCAATGGAAGTGGCACTTTACTTGTTCTTCCAATTGATCGGCTTGACCGATGCGCCGGCCGGGACGTTCCTGACATCCAGATTGTGGCCGACCTTAATCGCCAACGCCCTGTACTTAGGATTGCTTGGCTGGGTGTTCAGGTCGATGATGGTCACGCAAGATCCACAGCGTGGCACTAAGTTCGGGTTATATTAATGAAAGCGCAGGTGACAGGTTTTTTGAAAAATATCGTGAATATCAAAGGAACGAACAAAGGGCTTCTCATCCAGCTCAATGATATGGCCTCCTATACGGAAATCCTCGATGAGCTGAAGAAGAAAGTATCCGACCCTGCGCTCGAAGGGGACGCGGAAGTACAGGTCCAATTGGCGAATCGCCATTACAGCAAAGCCCAGTTGGAAGAAATCAAGAAAGTCATCCATGACAATTCGAAGATGAAAGTGATCGGCACGAAATGCGATGTCGTCACTGTCGAAGAATGCAACCGGATGATCGCTGAGCGCCAGTCGGAAACTTACGTCGGCATCGTCCGCTCAGGGCAAGTCGTCAAGGCAAAAGGCGATCTCGTCGTCATCGGCGACGTCAACCAGAACGGCCGCATCGAAGCAGGCGGAAACGTCTATGTGCTCGGGCGCCTCAAAGGCTTTGCCCATGCAGGCGCGAGCGGCAACAAAGAAGCGGTCATCGCCGCATCTTGGCTTGAAGCGACGCATCTAAAGATTGCCGATGAACTTGAGACGATGACCGATGAACTCGACAGCTTGTCGGAGCAGCCGGAAATGGAATGCGCCTATTTACATACCAGCGGCAAAATCATCATCGACCGACTGCAGGAACTGAGATTCCTGCGTCCGCAAATTTCTACGTTTAAAGGAGGAAGCTAGTGTGGGAGAAGCTATCGTAATTACATCAGGCAAAGGAGGCGTCGGCAAAACGACGTCGACTGCGAACCTCGGCACTGCATTGGCTCTTCAAGGCAAAAAAGTGTGCTTGATCGATACCGACATCGGGCTTCGCAACCTGGATGTTATTTTAGGCCTCGAGAACCGCATCATCTACGATTTGATCGATGTGCTCGAAGGCCGCTGCAAAATCCATCAGGCGCTTGTGAAAGACAAGCGTTTTGAAGACAAATTATTCCTGCTTCCGGCAGCACAGACGGCCGACAAGAACGACGTCAACCCGGAGCAGATGAAAGAATTGATCGAAGGGATGAAAGCGGACTACGACTTCATCATCATCGATTGCCCGGCCGGAATCGAACAAGGCTATAAAAATGCCGTTGCCGGTGCTGACCGCGCAATTGTCATCACGACTCCGGAAATCTCCGCAGTGCGCGATGCTGACCGCATCATCGGCTTGCTGGAGTTGGAAGAAAACCTGGAAGCGCCGAAACTCATCATCAACCGCATCCGCCCGCATTTGATGGAAGCGGGAGATGCACTCGATGTCAATGAGATCACGACGCATTTGTCGATCGACTTGCTCGGTATCGTGCCGGATGACGAACGCGTCATTTCGAGCTCGAACAAAGGTGAACCAGTCGTCATGGACCCATCGAATCCTGCAGCACTCGGCTACCGCAACATCGCGCGCCGCCTGCTAGGTGAATCGGTTCCGCTCATGACCATGGATAAGCCAAAACCCGGCATGTTCGGCAAACTCAAATCTATTTTCTCAAGCAAATAATATTCAATAGTAGAAACGCCACTGCATTTGCGGTGGCGTTTTTGTTTTCTAGAATTTAATAAAGAAGAAGTGTAGCGAATGGCTTGCGCTCCGGGCGGATGCTTTCCGAGGGGTGGGAATCGAGCCTCCTCGTCGCAAAGAACACGCTCCTGCGGGGTCTCTCAAACCCACTGATCCCTCAGGAGTCACCGCCCTGCACTCCAGCCATTGTTGTGAGCGGGATCTTTACAACCTCACTGTTAGTTTGAAGTGAGAGATGTAGTTAACAATTCATAACATATTGTTGAAACAGGGATTTTTATAAACGCAGAATCTTGCTAGTGCTAAACCAAAAAATGTATAGTCTTTTTTCTATGACGGAAAGCATGGCAAGAAGTCTAGCAATGGCGAAAACCCTATGCCCTGCACCGATATTCCAAAATGACACGTATTCTCTCGGTCATAACACCGCTCAAATTGGATCTCGCAAAGCACACATCATGACAGGGAAGCGATTTCCCCACTAGCCGGCAACTACCTCTAGAAACAGATCCGTTTAAACAAACATGGATCAACGGAATCTCCCAGCCGACCAGCGCCAAGGGTGAGCCGATGCCGAAAGACAAGCGTTCTTCTTGGCTTATGGCAAGAGGCCAACCCAAAGCAGGGAGGCGACGTTCCAAATTGACGCAAACTCGAACATAAACAACATCACCGCACTCTTCATTCCCAAAATCACAAACTAGTAAAGAAGCGATATTTAATTCCTTGACCACAATCCCAGGAATCGAAAGAGCACATCACCAACTCTTTTCAGTTCTCTGTTGACGCGGGTCTCTCCCGCATGATATTATTCTAATGTTATGTTTGTAGCGCACCCGTGCTACAACCGCTCGAACCAGGTCTTGAAGCAT includes these proteins:
- a CDS encoding prepilin peptidase encodes the protein MTALDLVPVFSYLFLRGKCRKCGSSIHWVYPLMEAITAVLFTAVFLKFGFTPELIVGLLFVSMLVIITVSDIAYMLIPDKVLLPFAAVLLVLRFVIPPRSVVGFTARRSRRFSVLLLIATISKGGMGGGDIKLFFVIGLVLGTAGTLLTLFLASFIGAVAGIVLLREKTR
- a CDS encoding pilus assembly protein PilO, with amino-acid sequence MSSMTKNQKEKALIALAVLFLLALGFYSYFLLYAPAKDAREQAQQSLRSERDVLMALKTQMKELPEGEAVSTLELQKKVSIDPLSELMVLQIEEAELISGTRVEAIQLAEADVALPVPVEGLENLKEVETTVAFTAENYNEITDFISEIEEMERILVIESINFGANPEVREVVEETERLQVTLSFAAYYRPDLIALEDTVPKIDAPAPADKQDPLPANDGTEYADDEEEETDSDVDVDVTVEESASGEE
- a CDS encoding rod shape-determining protein; protein product: MFGFASKDIGIDLGTANTLVYLKGRGIVLREPSIVIKNTRTNEIVAVGKRAREMMGRTPANIVALRPMRDGVISDYDTTLAMIKHCIAEATGKAPGKWRGGKVMICVPYGVTSIEQRAVLDAARAVGAAEAYTIEEPFAAAIGAGLPVWEPVGSMVVDIGGGTAEVAIISLGGIVSSESIRVGGDEMDEAIKQYVRKRYNVVIGERTAENLKMGIGTAAVLSEEEAQLDMEIRGRDLVTGFPKTLTITATEMEEALKESVARIVEGLGTTLEKTPPELASDIMDRGIVLTGGGALLKNLDKVIADAVGMPVFTADHPLDCVALGTGRALEDFDRYRTAIERR
- a CDS encoding Maf family protein; protein product: MKFTAKHPLILASQSPRRQELLGLLGIPFDIVPSDIPEPDPQGFKSPVDYVNACAVQKANDIAGNHPEALVIGSDTVVVLNEEILLKPKDKQQASAYLHKLSGKTHEVITAVCVRQGDEEVSFHERVQVRFYELPESWIDAYTDTEDPYDKAGAYGIQTVSGLFVEQIEGDYNAVVGLPIARLLQHLTRAGYVKVEGAHDYAK
- the radC gene encoding RadC family protein → MPNDQAMMIRDVHIADRPRERLIKQGAVSLSNQELIAILLRTGTREESVLHLANRVLKQFEHLHELKHAAIEEMTAINGIGEAKAVQLLAAIELGRRLASKQTDERFTIRSPKDAATYLMDDMTSLKQEHFVCLFLNIKNQVMHRQTIFVGSLNASIVHPREIFREAVRRSTASIVCAHNHPSGNPAPSPEDIDVTKRLMEAGSIIGIELLDHIIIGDHQFTSLKEKGFM
- a CDS encoding prepilin-type N-terminal cleavage/methylation domain-containing protein, giving the protein MTLIELLAVIVIIAIIAAIAIPAIGNIIENSRYGAAKSDASNVLSAANIYFTENPEDDSATLTELKAGYLQSAGIFDDATTETDVYVTKANPNTLTAPSLEYSGDKTIAFTGATLDAINGDTTKGSDVATVTITTTVTTTAE
- the minC gene encoding septum site-determining protein MinC produces the protein MKAQVTGFLKNIVNIKGTNKGLLIQLNDMASYTEILDELKKKVSDPALEGDAEVQVQLANRHYSKAQLEEIKKVIHDNSKMKVIGTKCDVVTVEECNRMIAERQSETYVGIVRSGQVVKAKGDLVVIGDVNQNGRIEAGGNVYVLGRLKGFAHAGASGNKEAVIAASWLEATHLKIADELETMTDELDSLSEQPEMECAYLHTSGKIIIDRLQELRFLRPQISTFKGGS
- the pilM gene encoding type IV pilus biogenesis protein PilM, producing MDSGKIADPEALSVELGKAVDQWGLSKKSVRFLAPDEFVIIRKVPYPEDVEADELKGHFFIEIGSTLYLPFEDPVFDVVPYHLDSDEPEAIIIASKESVIKDYEDLFDGAKLKPLVADITPLALYRLAYLEHDFPEDEHIMLIDMQGKKMTVSIFHEHFPMFMRPVDLTVLVADPEDPAQLLEAVEEEAEKLGNFYRYNMNEGEQGITKVICNGEFGDWHAFCGRLSDRFLIDVEPLVKDGIEADGKIVPPRFNRAIGLALKEV
- a CDS encoding PilN domain-containing protein: MLVDINLLPQKERDRPAVLIAAVAILLLAIIIWAVFAMMSRAEANEQQALQVQAQGVMAEQAQIRSELEARQGMNEEQQLQATVEWAESYQFDTIPLLEELVSLLPARGFFQTFSYTGLDQAQLVVQFDSSREAAYYLAQLKSSELLTSATLDNVATETFDEAEEEEIIVDPSKPRYLATYTLLFQDERIPVEGEEAEGEAVDEAAPTDGPAEQPADSTETEETDVEVDVDVETDDAESGDESA
- the mreD gene encoding rod shape-determining protein MreD, with the protein product MIRFLVPIVCLVLFFVEPIFGLFSPLSIGGSFYYVVPRFLILFLIFLTVFYELRHALFYGLFFGLLYDVFYIDIIGLYSFLYPAVCLIAAYFFKKIPQNLLSATLLALGLLLAMEVALYLFFQLIGLTDAPAGTFLTSRLWPTLIANALYLGLLGWVFRSMMVTQDPQRGTKFGLY